Below is a window of Pseudodesulfovibrio sp. 5S69 DNA.
GTCGAGCCAGGCTTCCCAGTCACCTGTCATACGCACGTTGTTGAGCAGCTCGTAGTAGTACTGGCGATGTGTTTTGAAATAGAGGCTGAGGTAGAGCATCGGCTCCCGCAGCACCTTCTGCTCGCACAAAAGCAGCGCAATCAGCAGACGACCGAGACGGCCGTTACCGTCCAGAAACGGGTGGATCGTCTCGAACTGCACATGGGCCAGCGCCGCCTTGAGCAGCACCGGGGTCGGCTCCGGCTGGTCATGGAGGAAGAGCTCCAGCTTGCTCATGCACTCCAGTACCTCTTCGGCCGGAGGCGGAACGAAAGCCGCATTGCCCGGCCGGGTGCCGCCGATCCAGTTCTGGCTGCGACGAAACTCCCCCGGGGTCTGATTGCTGCCACGCCCCTTGGTCAGCAGCACACCATGAATCTCGCGGAACAGCCGCAGCGACAGTGGCAGCCCCTCCTCCAGCAGGCGCAGACCATGGTCAAGGGCCGCAACATAGTTGCTGACCTCCCGCACGTCATCCAGCGGCACGCCGGGTTCCTGATCCAGCTCGAACAGCAGCAGGTCGGACAGCGACGACTGGGTTCCCTCAATCATGGAAGAAAGCACCGCTTCCTTGCGAACATACATGTAGAGGAACAGCGAGGTGTCCGGCAGCGGGGTCGAAACGCTATCCAGCCGCCCGAGCGCGAGCAACGCCTGGTCGAACTTGCTGCGCAGCTCCGGCGTCCAGTCGATGGGTGGACGTGGCGGCAGCGGCGCGGGCACGAAGGCCTGGGCCTTCTCACCCACCGTCGATATGGTCACGTATCTGCCTTGGAGTTCTCGCTTCATCCTGCCTGCCTCGAACCTAAAATAAGATTCGTCTTTATTTTATTTTAACCGAACATCCTAAAATAAAGGGCCGGTAAGGAAAAATCAAGCGGATTTCCTGAACGGCCACTTCGATTTCCTCAGACGAGCGTTCGACGTCGCAACGCATTTGCTAAAGGGCAATTTCGTTCCGTTCGGCATAGACGACAGCCTTGGCCTGGTCGCTGTGGCCATGCCGCTCAAGGAACGCATCAAAACGGCCCTGCATGGGGCGATAGTAATTCTCAAGCCAGCAATGCACTGGCAGTACAAAGTAGGTCTCGGGGCTGTAGCTATCCCTCTCGAAGAGCCAGATTTTCGCTGAAGCGATATCGATCTCCGGGTACTCCGTCTGCCAATGGGACTGGAGCTCCGCCGCTCGTGTGGAGCAAAGCCAGGTGATCTCGGAAAAGATGAGCTTTCCACGTTCTGGATCTTTCCATCCTTGCCGTGGATGTAGAACTCGGTGCCTTGATTCTGGCTGATCTTGCGCCCGGCATCGACGGCATCCTGCTTCTCGTTTGACGAGCGGAGGGTTATGCCCTCTGCCTTCTGACCGTCAAATTCAGCAATGCTGCAGGTTACATGCCGACCCAGCGCTTCATCTGCCGCGTCTTCTCCCACAGTCCCAGGTTGGACGCCCAGGCCCTCCATTTTTCGACCTCCAAAGACGTGTAGGCGTTGAAAGAATCCAGTTCGCGCGGCCATGCATCGGGAATGGCAAATCTTCGAGCGGTCTTCTGCGCCGGCTGTGTTCCCACCTCGCGGTCCACCTCTTCCCGTGCGGCTGTCACCATAAAATGGAGGCGGTTCATCATGTTGACCTCGCTTGCCCCTGCATCCATGTCCAGTGAAAGTAGGTTCAGATGAGGAAACATCTCCCTGAGTTTGTTTTCCATGCCCCGCCCGGTGATGTGGTTGGCAATGCAGCCGAAGGGCTGGAGACAGACGATGTTGTCGATTCCTTCATTGAGCATGGCGATCATTTCAGCCGTAAGAAGCCATCCTTCGCCAAACTGATTGGCCAAACTGACTACCTCGCCGGTTATCGCCGCCAGTTTTCTTAAGTCATGAGCCTTTCTGTAAAAACGAAATCCCTGCATAATCCGCTCGATTTGGCCGACATGGTAATTTGAGTATATCTCCAGCAGCCTGTACTTGATACGATCCGCCAAAGAACGTTTAAAAAAGGCCTTTTGGTCGTAGGTCTCATTGATAAAGCGCTGGGCGAAAAAATTCTGTATAGGAGGAAGAACCACTTCCACCCCCTGGCCGGACAGCCAGTCGATGATATTTCCGTTGGAGAAGAAGTTATATTTAACGAAGATTTCTCCAACGATCCCGACTCTTGGGACAGTCTTGTCGTTGATCTCAACCCGGTTGAAGTCCGCCACGGCCCTTTTCAGAAGATTGAGAAGATAATAATAATCTGCATTCTCGATACCTGTTTCCATTTCAAAGAGATATTTTTCATGCAGGTTCTTGGATGTCCCGGGCACCTTTTCCCTGACCATTGTTGATAAATACATCCTGGCCAGGGGATCGGCGAAAATAATTCCCAAGCCCATCCGTTTTATCAGCCCCATTTTATCTATTTTAAACCACGGTTGTGCATTGATTTCCTCATTGGATATAGCGATTATCGGAACCTCATCCAGGCCGGCGGCGGCCAGTGCTTTTTTGATAAGCGACACGTAAGAGGATGCCCGGCATTGACCGCCGGTTTGGGTCATGACGACAGCGGTTTTTTCAGGATCGTACCTGCCTGATTGAAATGCCTTGATAATGTCGCCGGCTACCAGGACAGAGGGGTAGCACATATCGTTGTTGATGGTTTTAAGTCCCCATTCAACCGACTCCCTGTCCTGGGGCGGAAGGACTTCAACCCGGTGACCGAAGGGCCTGAAAGCCGACGGGACCAGCGGTGAATAGAAGGGTGAAAAATAGGGGGCGATCAGGGTTCTCTTTCCGGACTTGCCCACAACCGCCCGGCCCGTTTGCATTGTGCCGCCCCCTACGGCTCTCGTTTTGCCGTTCTTTTCCTTCACCGCTTCCAGCATGGAGCGCAGTCTGATCCTGACGGCGCCCACGTTGACGATTTCATCCATTTTGATCAAGGTATGAATCTTCCCGCCATGGCGCAGAATTTCTTTGACCTCATCGGCCGAAATCGCATCCGGCCCACAGCCGAAAGAGGTCAACTGAACCATTTGGGCATTCGCCGTGTTTGTTACCCACCTTGCCGCTGCGTACAGCCTGTTGGCATAGCTCCACTGGGTCAGGACATTGACATCTTCCAGAGCGACGGTATCTGCATTCAGGGGAAGCGCGGTTTCACTGACGACGTCCACGCCGAGTTCCGTCAATACATCCGGAACACCGTGGTTGACAAGCGGGTCTGCATGGTAGGGTCGGCCGCAGAGGACAACGGTTGTCCGTCTCTCGGCCTCCGACCTGACCAGCAGCGTTTTCGCCATGGACCTGAGTTCCGTCTTGTAATTCGATTGCGCCTTGACGCCCTTTTCAACCCCTTCCGATATCGTGCGGTAATTGATTCCAAACCGCCTGAAGAACAGATAAAGCTGATCTTTCAGCAAACCGAAATCCTTAAAGCTGACAGATGGATTGTCCAGGGGGATTTTGAATTTTTTCTCTGGATTGACAGCACTCTTCAATAGATCGGGATATCCGGTAACCACCGGGCAATTATAACTGTTTAAGGCATCTGCGTATTCTTCTTCCTCATAGACGACGGTCGGATAGAACAGCCTGTCGATGTCTTTCCCGGCAAGATCGAAAATATGCCCATGGGCAAGTTTGGCGGGGAAACAGATGTT
It encodes the following:
- a CDS encoding acyl-CoA dehydratase activase, giving the protein MKNHAESLYFAGIDIGSTTAKAVILDKEGGMVFFRYCRHQGKTVETTRRIFNDALEKLGDVELDLAVTGSAGMGAAEFFGLPFVQEVVASAHVIEKFFPEARTFIEIGGEDSKIIFFDGSGRPDIRMNGSCAGGTGAFIDQMAVLLGVDVAELNVLAGKATNIYPIASRCGVFAKTDIQALLSRHVSREDVAASIFHSVALQVITALSRGREMERKILIGGGPLTFYPILRKAFANLLGIEHPDDLVLPDHPELLPAMGAAMVRNGKPCRGRISNFLSMSERGVSRATNSGTKRLPPLFASNYEFEIWQKRHERNLVPRIDLPEAKGKDLFLGVDSGSTTTKIVLVDEKGKLVLSYYGPNNGDPIQAVKKGLAEFRKKFVSAGFAPRITRTAATGYGESLIRTAFGLDDGLVETMAHYRAARRFEPDVSFILDIGGQDMKAIYIHDNAVAEIQINEACSSGCGSFIETFARSLGYSVQEFAEIACDSKSPFDLGTRCTIFMNSKVKQALREGATVGDISAGLAYSVIKNALYKVLKLKDVDVLGDKIVVQGGTFRNPAVLRALEVLLNKEVMRPDISELMGAYGAALTALANHRAHVVAAVAPQQEALKGPDRPGRETDDLVFEKLVMGSGFSKKEIRCRGCENQCRVLKLTFSNGNHFYTGNRCERRFSNNPDAQRKGRNLIDDQIRLLFERNTEPEGEPIFTYGIPRCLNMYENFPFWCAFLTTCGFRVVLSSESNFQLYEKGSSTVMSENICFPAKLAHGHIFDLAGKDIDRLFYPTVVYEEEEYADALNSYNCPVVTGYPDLLKSAVNPEKKFKIPLDNPSVSFKDFGLLKDQLYLFFRRFGINYRTISEGVEKGVKAQSNYKTELRSMAKTLLVRSEAERRTTVVLCGRPYHADPLVNHGVPDVLTELGVDVVSETALPLNADTVALEDVNVLTQWSYANRLYAAARWVTNTANAQMVQLTSFGCGPDAISADEVKEILRHGGKIHTLIKMDEIVNVGAVRIRLRSMLEAVKEKNGKTRAVGGGTMQTGRAVVGKSGKRTLIAPYFSPFYSPLVPSAFRPFGHRVEVLPPQDRESVEWGLKTINNDMCYPSVLVAGDIIKAFQSGRYDPEKTAVVMTQTGGQCRASSYVSLIKKALAAAGLDEVPIIAISNEEINAQPWFKIDKMGLIKRMGLGIIFADPLARMYLSTMVREKVPGTSKNLHEKYLFEMETGIENADYYYLLNLLKRAVADFNRVEINDKTVPRVGIVGEIFVKYNFFSNGNIIDWLSGQGVEVVLPPIQNFFAQRFINETYDQKAFFKRSLADRIKYRLLEIYSNYHVGQIERIMQGFRFYRKAHDLRKLAAITGEVVSLANQFGEGWLLTAEMIAMLNEGIDNIVCLQPFGCIANHITGRGMENKLREMFPHLNLLSLDMDAGASEVNMMNRLHFMVTAAREEVDREVGTQPAQKTARRFAIPDAWPRELDSFNAYTSLEVEKWRAWASNLGLWEKTRQMKRWVGM
- a CDS encoding DUF2188 domain-containing protein, whose amino-acid sequence is MEGLGVQPGTVGEDAADEALGRHVTCSIAEFDGQKAEGITLRSSNEKQDAVDAGRKISQNQGTEFYIHGKDGKIQNVESSSFPRSPGFAPHERRSSSPIGRRSTRRSISLQRKSGSSRGIATAPRPTLYCQCIAGLRITIAPCRAVLMRSLSGMATATRPRLSSMPNGTKLPFSKCVATSNARLRKSKWPFRKSA
- a CDS encoding Fic family protein, with the translated sequence MKRELQGRYVTISTVGEKAQAFVPAPLPPRPPIDWTPELRSKFDQALLALGRLDSVSTPLPDTSLFLYMYVRKEAVLSSMIEGTQSSLSDLLLFELDQEPGVPLDDVREVSNYVAALDHGLRLLEEGLPLSLRLFREIHGVLLTKGRGSNQTPGEFRRSQNWIGGTRPGNAAFVPPPAEEVLECMSKLELFLHDQPEPTPVLLKAALAHVQFETIHPFLDGNGRLGRLLIALLLCEQKVLREPMLYLSLYFKTHRQYYYELLNNVRMTGDWEAWLDFFSEAVIVTATQAVETAQQLLDLSNQDRDKISGLGRAAASTLQIHRALMEHPIATSGSLVEKTGITPTTVNKALGHLEQLGIVKELTAQKRNRLFSYAGYIEIMSRGTELPGR